From one Branchiostoma floridae strain S238N-H82 chromosome 3, Bfl_VNyyK, whole genome shotgun sequence genomic stretch:
- the LOC118411171 gene encoding UPF0561 protein C2orf68 homolog, protein MASGGSSCDSSGEKTAKLDMSHGFVHHIRRNQKSRDNYDKEQKAKQGQRKPRHTQASVRPKKPDQMVYRPRAKRDTHTDSQKTSTSDDLPRRKALFRLEYEAKNGDVTDIIIYEEDDPRLVAERFGTQLGLSNELKDALYIHLVDEIKKSKHLLADKK, encoded by the exons ATGGCGTCAGGTGGAAGTTCTTGCGACTCGTCCGGAGAAAAAACCGCCAAACTGGACATGTCTCACGGGTTCGTGCACCACATACGGCGGAACCAGAAATCTAG GGATAACTATGACAAAGAGCAGAAGGCCAAGCAGGGTCAGAGGAAGCCTCGTCATACCCAGGCCTCAGTGCGTCCCAAGAAGCCTGACCAGATGGTGTACAGGCCACGAGCCAAACGGGACACCCACACAG ACTCGCAGAAAACCAGCACATCAGATGACTTACCCAGGAGGAAAGCACTGTTCCGGTTGGAGTATGAAGCTAAGAATGGAGATGTAACAGACATCATTATCTATGAG GAGGATGACCCCAGATTAGTAGCAGAAAGGTTTGGAACACAGTTGGGACTATCAAATGAATTGAAAGATGCCCTCTATATTCATTTAGTAGATGAGATAAAGAAATCCAAGCATCTGCTGGCAGATAAGAAATAA
- the LOC118411759 gene encoding uncharacterized protein LOC118411759, whose product MAKLWLNVLLIASLFSTLHAKKLKELISRMPDDVYDEAAEKTAEAQELTEQRRDIPFWNDSRLCNFHECFKNLKTWPKVPYYLLKDGNFVVDWPTRYVRMLFIYNKNAFDKVFQRDRVAVENHAMEAVAILDKAYKTINFRVLLSGVEILEEYWPGEGENPHYSDYLKPKVREYIWNDLRPVHKFDTATFITGPPYFHGTGATGAGMGDLCQMESADNFPFIISGSTAITTGRPADYIDVLTHEMGHQFFVGHPFDPLDDGDSPCPTRKLFGSPCTMGGNGYPKSFGLAFFDSIKKHNFTCLEKKPPQEEVYKCGNGFLDHGEECDCGSDTSCLLSDPCCDGQTCKLKHGAQCADGQMCCKNCKVDLESCPVTAIIADRRVWAQFGHASTFYTEITTPASGTIEPFPFGQLTPENVKIPGKMTTSNTVFSWLLHAPANQTVKIHMVVPQMDSEYFEVWVGCPYDWLEVRDGGEVTSPLMGRFCTPLRNHVITSSTNKMLLRLRSDSSFDSHFVVKYEFHSQVLDNTKNPEAQDGNVADKNCQEGSGASYRGTWFTTVSGRQCQRWDSQAPHTHTRTPSNYPSAGLEENYCRNPDGEDAVWCYTADPDQRWDWCPVPKCASGLVEVGEEVQDMDAEDCYEGRGESYRGMVALTWSGRTCQDWSAQTPHGHGYTADKYPDADLTNNYCRNPNSDNDIRPWCYTTSAEERWNYCAIPKCLAGVPNVKPASCAEAKSLYLTNEDGEYRVYPFSTCRDVSIRVYCHNMASGNPQEFLSLPSGPESNYAMIFAERLADAVGGQCDGPLQDPYSKRAGTTMFNKIRIKFEKSRIKVIRDDYTFARTLGNNVSYAEAGDCYSWKQGCAKGTFEVNLMGTELELAPDVHWVMEERHPENIAINDMFISDDRKIASARCGGWCGHCWPEDKNLVLSHPKCQHQPGNEEVCQVGKGSSYRGMKRTTESGRECQRWDSQSPHQHSRTPESYPTAGLDRNYCRNPDDSDAVWCYTTDPEKRWEYCDVPTCEAASRCPLQDPPINGALSCDVWLYGQFCSVQCDERYDFSTKPANMYVCGSSGRWRTDPPGKETKWPDCTVRRNAEFSKGIEFQYYEGHCPDKESRQNHVKQNFINHFNSTVFGRFGGCTGNTDCTADNVRVVCGEKNDDSVVDLVPEEASRCPHQDPPINGALSCDAWLYGQFCSVQCDERYDFSTEPANMYVCGSSGRWRTDPPGKETKWPDCTVRRNVEFSKGVEFQYYEGHCPDKESRQNQVKQNFINHFNSTVFGRFGGCTGNTDCTADNVRVVCGEKNDDSVVDLVPEEE is encoded by the exons ATGGCGAAACTGTGGCTCAACGTTCTTCTGATTGCGTCACTTTTCTCCACGCTTCATGCAAAAAAACTAAAG GAATTGATCAGCAGAATGCCCGATGATGTTTACGACGAAGCTGCAGAAAAGACAGCAGAG GCGCAGGAACTGACGGAGCAACGTCGAGACATTCCTTTTTGGAACGACTCCCGCCTCTGCAACTTCCACGAATGCTTCAAGAACTTAAAG ACGTGGCCGAAAGTCCCCTACTACCTGCTGAAGGACGGTAATTTCGTCGTTGACTGGCCCACACGTTATGTCAGAATGCTCTTCATCTACAACAAGAATGCG TTTGACAAAGTGTTCCAGAGGGACCGAGTGGCAGTTGAGAACCACGCGATGGAAGCAGTTGCAATTCTTGATAAG GCCTACAAAACAATCAACTTTCGTGTGCTCCTGAGTGGGGTTGAGATTCTGGAGGAATATTGGCCAGGGGAAGGGGAGAACCCTCATTACTCTGACTATCTGAAGCCAAAGGTCAGGGAGTATATCTGGAACGATCTGCGACCAGTCCATAAATTTGATACAGCAACATTCATTAC TGGTCCGCCCTATTTTCACGGAACCGGCGCCACTGGTGCGGGAATGGGAGACCTTTGTCAGATGGAGAGCGCTGACAATTTCCCCTTTATAATCAGCGGG TCAACTGCCATCACAACCGGTAGACCCGCCGACTACATTGATGTGCTTACCCATGAGATGGGGCATCAGTTTTTCGTGGGGCATCCTTTCG ACCCTCTCGATGATGGGGACTCGCCGTGCCCCACAAGGAAGCTGTTTGGATCTCCATGCACAATGGGTGGCAACGG TTACCCGAAGTCGTTTGGCCTAGCGTTCTTTGACAGCATCAAGAAACACAACTTCACCTGCTTGGAGAAGAAACCACCACAG GAAGAGGTTTACAAGTGTGGAAACGGCTTTCTTGACCACGGGGAGGAATGTGACTGTGGGTCGGACACG AGCTGCCTGCTGAGTGACCCATGTTGTGACGGCCAGACGTGTAAACTGAAACACGGTGCTCAGTGTGCCGATGGTCAGATGTGCTGCAAGAACTGCAAG GTTGATCTAGAGAGTTGCCCCGTCACTGCCATCATTGCGGACAGACGTGTGTGGGCTCAGTTTGGTCATG CTTCAACCTTCTATACGGAGATTACCACACCCGCCTCCGGCACCATAGAGCCGTTTCCTTTCGGACAGTTGACACCTGAGAATGTTAAGATACCTGGGAAGATGACAACTTCAAACACTGTGTTCAGTTGGCTTCTTCATGCACCGGCGAACCAGACAGTCAAGATCCACATGGTGGTACCGCAGATG GATTCGGAGTATTTCGAAGTTTGGGTCGGCTGTCCTTACGACTGGCTGGAAGTGCGAGACGGAGGGGAGGTGACGTCACCGCTCATGGGCCGCTTTTGCACTCCTTTGCGAAACCATGTCATCAC GTCATCCACGAACAAGATGCTGCTAAGGCTGCGCAGTGATTCGTCATTTGATAGCCACTTTGTGGTAAAATACGAATTCCACTCGCAAG TCCTGGACAATACCAAGAACCCTGAGGCACAAGACGGAAACGTTGCTG ataaaaaCTGCCAAGAAGGAAGCGGCGCCTCTTATCGAGGAACATGGTTCACGACGGTATCAGGGAGACAGTGCCAGCGTTGGGACAGCCAGGCACCTCACACTCACACCAGGACACCGTCAAACTACCCTTCGGCGGGTCTggaggagaactactgccgcaaccccGATGGCGAAGACGCGGTCTGGTGCTACACAGCGGATCCCGACCAGCGCTGGGACTGGTGCCCTGTCCCGAAATGTGCCAGCG GGTTGGTGGAGGTTGGTGAAGAAGTGCAAGACATGGATGCTGAAG ACTGTTATGAAGGTAGAGGAGAGTCATACCGGGGTATGGTTGCACTGACCTGGTCGGGCCGGACCTGCCAGGACTGGTCAGCACAGACACCCCACGGACACGGGTACACAGCTGACAAGTACCCAGACGCCGACCTGACCAACAACTACTGTAGAAACCCCAACAGCGATAACGACATCCGCCCATGGTGTTACACGACTTCCGCAGAAGAGAGATGGAACTACTGCGCGATACCCAAGTGCCTCG CTGGCGTTCCAAACGTCAAGCCTGCTTCGTGCGCGGAAGCGAAGTCCCTCTACCTTACCAACGAGGATGGGGAGTACAGAGTCTACCCTTTTTCAACGTGCAGAGATGTATCCATCCGCGTCTATTGTCACAACATGGCGTCCGGAAACCCGCAGGAGTTCCTGTCCCTACCGTCTGGTCCGGAGAGTAACTACGCCATGATCTTTGCTGAGCGTTTGGCGGATGCCGTTGGAGGTCAATGCGATGGTCCCTTGCAG GATCCTTACTCCAAACGTGCCGGTACCACGATGTTCAACAAGATCAGAATCAAGTTCGAAAAATCCAGGATCAAGGTCATTCGGGATGACTACACCTTTGCTAGAACCCTTG gtaacaatgtGTCTTACGCGGAGGCTGGTGACTGTTATTCATGGAAACAAGGATGTGCCAAGGGAACGTTTGAGGTGAATCTGATGGGGACTGAACTAGAGCTGGCACCAGACGTCCACTGGGTCATGGAGGAACGGCATCCAGAAAACATCGCCATCAACGACATGTTCATCTCCGACGACAGAAAg ATTGCCTCGGCACGATGTGGGGGCTGGTGTGGTCACTGTTGGCCTGAAGACAAGAATCTCGTGCTGTCACATCCGAAATGTCAACACCAACCTGGGAACG AGGAAGTCTGTCAAGTAGGGAAAGGCAGTTCGTACCGGGGGATGAAGCGTACGACCGAATCCGGCAGGGAGTGTCAGCGATGGGATAGTCAGAGTCCACACCAGCACAGCAGGACGCCCGAGAGCTACCCTACAGCGGGACTGGACAGGAACTACTGCCGTAATCCCGACGACTCTGATGCCGTCTGGTGCTACACCACAGACCCTGAGAAACGCTGGGAGTACTGCGATGTGCCCACATGTGAAGCTG CGTCTAGGTGTCCGCTCCAGGACCCACCAATCAACGGTGCCCTATCGTGTGACGTATGGCTTTATGGCCAGTTCTGTAGCGTGCAGTGTGACGAGCGGTATGACTTCTCGACGAAACCGGCAAACATGTACGTCTGCGGATCTTCTGGAAGGTGGCGAACGGATCCTCCTGGCAAGGAGACCAAATGGCCGGATTGCACAG TGAGACGCAATGCCGAATTCTCGAAGGGAATCGAGTTCCAGTACTATGAAGGCCATTGCCCGGATAAGGAGTCGAGGCAAAATCATGTCAAACAAAACTTCATCAACCATTTCAACAGCACGGTCTTCGGCAGGTTTGGCGGATGCACAG GAAATACCGACTGTACTGCAGACAACGTGCGTGTAGTTTGTGGCGAGAAGAACGACGACAGTGTTGTCGATCTGGTACCGGAAGAAG CGTCTAGGTGTCCGCACCAGGACCCACCAATCAACGGTGCCCTATCATGTGACGCATGGCTTTATGGCCAGTTCTGTAGCGTGCAGTGTGACGAGCGGTATGACTTCTCGACGGAACCGGCAAACATGTACGTCTGCGGCTCTTCTGGAAGGTGGCGAACGGATCCTCCTGGCAAGGAGACCAAATGGCCGGATTGCACAG TGAGACGCAATGTCGAATTCTCGAAGGGAGTCGAGTTCCAGTACTATGAAGGTCATTGCCCGGATAAGGAGTCGAGGCAAAATCAGGTCAAACAAAACTTCATCAACCATTTCAACAGCACGGTCTTCGGCAGGTTTGGCGGATGCACAG GAAATACCGACTGTACTGCAGACAACGTGCGTGTAGTTTGTGGCGAGAAGAACGACGACAGTGTTGTCGATCTGGTACCGGAAGAAG AGTGA
- the LOC118412026 gene encoding trypsin-like, with amino-acid sequence MMFWLAFMLLLSAAQRGDAQWDWLTGIFGGGTTGSSTGQNDPNCGVAAGSRIIGGQYASQGMFPWQVSLQNLAQGGSHGCGGSLFNNEWVITAGHCVDGMTNPAMWRVRMGLASLQYYENGEQEFTVTKVIMHPSYTASAMGFPRNDVALMKLNRPATVSNYVNNICLPDRDASVGTNCVVSGWGVYDIQSQYFGQAPLSATLKWTYAPILDPGYCSQNYIWGSEMVSSIMVCAGYDHGQDDACNGDSGGPFICPSPDGSRWELNGIVSWGEQPCGAQYKPSAYTRVTAFKSWIQQTIQSN; translated from the exons ATGATGTTTTGGCTGGCTTTTATGCTATTGCTGTCCGCAGCACAACGTGGAG ATGCTCAGTGGGACTGGCTCACTGGGATTTTTGGCGGCGGTACTACCGGTAGCAGCACCGGCCAAAACGACCCCAACTGTGGGGTGGCGGCTGGCTCGCGTATCATCGGCGGGCAGTACGCCTCGCAGGGCATGTTCCCCTGGCAGGTCAGCCTGCAGAACCTCGCCCAGGGAGGGTCACACGGCTGTGGGGGGTCCCTGTTCAACAACGAGTGGGTCATTACGGCAGGCCACTGCGTGGATGG AATGACCAACCCTGCCATGTGGCGAGTCCGTATGGGCCTGGCATCCCTGCAGTACTATGAGAACGGCGAGCAGGAGTTCACAGTCACAAAGGTCATCATGCACCCCAGCTACACCGCCAGCGCCATGGGCTTCCCGCGCAACGACGTCGCACTGATGAAGCTCAACAG GCCTGCTACTGTGAGCAACTATGTCAACAACATCTGCCTGCCTGATCGTGACGCAAGCGTCGGGACCAACTGCGTCGTGAGCGGATGGGGCGTGTACGACATCCAGTCCCAGTATT TTGGACAAGCTCCTCTTTCTGCGACCCTGAAGTGGACGTACGCCCCCATACTGGACCCTGGGTACTGCAGCCAGAACTACATCTGGGGTAGTGAAATGGTCAGCAGCATCATGGTGTGTGCCGGGTATGACCATGGACAGGATGACGCTTGTAAC GGAGACTCTGGTGGTCCATTCATCTGTCCGTCCCCTGACGGCAGCCGCTGGGAACTGAATGGAATCGTCAGCTGGGGAGAACAGCCGTGCGGTGCGCAGTACAAGCCCTCCGCCTACACCCGAGTCACCGCCTTCAAGAGCTGGATCCAGCAGACCATCCAATCCAACTAG